A single genomic interval of Zobellia nedashkovskayae harbors:
- a CDS encoding HYC_CC_PP family protein: MKNMLHKIVSLVMAVLLLATTTSWKVEKHYCMGHLVDVAFFGEAENCGSNMLLESETTTSIDKKSCCKSEVVAKKGQNDVKPSFNDLDLDQEVFLASYIYSFVGLFEPVVEKNSNYTHYLPPNIIKDIQLLDAVFLI, translated from the coding sequence ATGAAAAATATGTTACATAAAATAGTTTCGCTTGTCATGGCAGTATTGCTTCTGGCAACTACCACCTCTTGGAAAGTAGAGAAACACTATTGTATGGGGCATTTGGTAGATGTAGCTTTTTTTGGTGAAGCAGAAAATTGTGGTTCTAACATGCTTTTAGAAAGTGAAACTACTACATCTATAGATAAAAAATCTTGCTGTAAAAGTGAAGTGGTCGCTAAGAAAGGGCAAAACGATGTTAAGCCATCTTTTAACGATTTAGATTTGGACCAGGAAGTGTTTCTGGCTTCATATATATACTCCTTTGTCGGCTTGTTTGAGCCAGTAGTAGAAAAAAATTCTAATTATACACATTATCTTCCTCCTAATATTATCAAAGATATACAGCTGCTTGACGCTGTTTTTTTGATTTGA
- a CDS encoding TonB-dependent receptor translates to MNKYIVVLISLALPWFSFSQEKVEGTVIEDGDSGKMGIAGANVYWMDSQIGVVSDMDGKFSIPFKKEYNKLIISYVGYESDTLTIDKPKSIRVSLKPSNELDEVVVQQERDPIQKAYFSPQNSVTVNSAELLKAACCNLAESFETNPAIDVNLSDGLTGTKQIQMLGLTSPYLLITQENIPMVRGASQAYGLTFTPGTWIESIQITKGAGSVVNGYESISGQINTEMVKPLTDNAVFVNGYFNENGRYELNTHFNKKLTDKWSTGLYIHGNKRTQKEDDNEDGFLDAPLGNQINVMNRWQYQDAEKGWVSFFNVRFLNDEKQVGQTNFNPAMDRVDNKAVLPIPSEAEVWGSEINTRRFDASLKLGYVFPELPFQSIGFQTAYSLHKQDSYFGFRTYDITHESIYTNLLFNSILGDTRNKFKTGLTFAYDGYDEMVTATDYSREDHSVGAFFEYSYENLEKVSLTAGLRVDNHNRLGTFVTPRFHMRYTPWEKGSLRGSFGRGKRAANIFAENQQLFASAREIKILNSGGEVYGLDPEDAWNYGVSFLQGFNFLNGKGDISVDYYITDFKNQIVVDWENPQEVSFYNLEGDSKAKSFQVEVNYEPLPRLNLRAAYKKYDVSTDYQSGNLQKPLQAQHLFFANLGYETKAKDNGSQWKFDYTLHSVGEKRLPDTSSNPIAYQLAATSSPYNHMNAQITKVFSNTFEVYVGGENLSGVQQDNPVLGADNPFGPNFDTTVIYSPIMGRMFYGGFRIKIQ, encoded by the coding sequence ATGAATAAATATATAGTAGTATTGATTTCTTTAGCGCTGCCTTGGTTTTCTTTTTCTCAGGAAAAAGTAGAAGGAACAGTCATAGAAGATGGAGATTCCGGAAAAATGGGGATTGCAGGTGCAAATGTGTATTGGATGGACTCCCAAATAGGAGTGGTATCCGATATGGATGGAAAATTCTCCATTCCCTTTAAAAAGGAATATAATAAATTAATCATTAGTTATGTGGGTTATGAGTCAGATACGCTAACTATAGATAAACCTAAAAGTATTCGTGTAAGTCTAAAGCCATCTAACGAATTAGATGAGGTGGTGGTGCAACAAGAGCGAGATCCTATACAAAAGGCTTATTTTAGTCCGCAGAATTCGGTAACCGTAAACAGTGCAGAGTTGTTAAAGGCGGCTTGTTGTAATTTGGCCGAAAGTTTTGAAACCAACCCGGCTATAGATGTTAATCTTTCCGATGGGTTAACGGGTACTAAGCAAATACAGATGTTAGGATTGACCAGTCCGTATTTGTTGATTACACAAGAGAATATTCCTATGGTTCGTGGTGCTTCGCAGGCATACGGACTAACATTTACACCTGGTACATGGATAGAGAGCATTCAGATTACGAAAGGTGCGGGTAGTGTAGTGAACGGTTATGAAAGTATTTCGGGTCAAATCAATACCGAAATGGTCAAACCTCTTACCGATAATGCTGTTTTTGTAAATGGATATTTCAACGAAAATGGCAGGTACGAGCTAAATACACATTTTAATAAAAAGCTAACGGATAAGTGGAGTACAGGTCTTTATATACACGGAAATAAAAGAACCCAGAAAGAAGATGATAATGAAGACGGGTTCCTAGATGCACCTTTGGGCAATCAGATTAATGTAATGAATCGTTGGCAGTACCAAGATGCCGAAAAAGGATGGGTCAGCTTTTTTAATGTCCGATTCTTAAACGATGAAAAGCAAGTAGGCCAGACCAATTTTAACCCGGCTATGGATAGAGTAGATAATAAAGCAGTACTACCAATACCGAGCGAAGCCGAAGTATGGGGCAGTGAAATCAACACCCGTCGTTTTGATGCTTCTTTAAAGTTGGGTTACGTCTTTCCTGAGCTTCCGTTTCAGAGTATTGGTTTTCAAACAGCGTATAGTCTGCACAAGCAAGATTCTTATTTTGGTTTTAGGACATATGATATCACCCATGAAAGCATTTATACCAATTTACTTTTCAACTCCATACTAGGAGATACGCGTAACAAGTTTAAAACGGGATTGACATTTGCCTATGATGGTTATGATGAGATGGTGACTGCTACGGATTATTCTAGGGAAGATCACTCGGTAGGTGCTTTTTTTGAATACAGTTATGAGAATTTGGAAAAAGTGAGTCTTACTGCGGGGCTTCGCGTAGATAATCATAATAGGTTAGGCACGTTCGTTACGCCGAGGTTCCATATGCGTTATACTCCGTGGGAAAAAGGAAGTTTGCGAGGCTCTTTTGGCAGAGGCAAGCGCGCGGCCAATATTTTTGCGGAGAACCAGCAATTGTTCGCTTCGGCACGGGAAATTAAAATCTTGAATTCTGGAGGGGAGGTATATGGTCTTGACCCGGAAGATGCATGGAATTACGGTGTAAGTTTTTTGCAAGGGTTTAATTTTCTAAATGGGAAAGGTGATATTTCGGTAGATTATTATATTACTGATTTCAAGAACCAAATAGTGGTGGATTGGGAAAACCCACAAGAAGTTTCGTTCTATAATCTAGAAGGAGATAGTAAAGCGAAGAGTTTTCAGGTTGAAGTAAATTATGAACCTTTACCTCGCTTAAATTTGCGCGCTGCCTACAAGAAGTATGATGTAAGTACCGATTATCAAAGCGGGAACCTTCAAAAGCCATTACAGGCACAGCATCTGTTTTTTGCAAACTTGGGGTATGAGACCAAAGCTAAGGATAACGGTTCACAGTGGAAGTTTGATTATACGTTGCACAGCGTGGGAGAGAAGCGATTGCCGGATACGAGTTCAAACCCAATAGCATATCAATTAGCGGCTACATCATCTCCATATAACCATATGAATGCTCAGATAACAAAAGTGTTCTCTAATACGTTTGAAGTTTATGTAGGTGGAGAGAATTTATCAGGCGTACAGCAGGATAATCCAGTCTTAGGAGCTGACAATCCTTTTGGCCCTAATTTTGATACAACTGTTATATATTCACCTATCATGGGCCGGATGTTCTACGGAGGTTTTAGAATTAAAATTCAATAA
- a CDS encoding heavy-metal-associated domain-containing protein, with the protein MKTTILSIAMALITLVTFAQEKNKKMTFDVDGKCAMCKERIEKAALNVKGVKYASWDIPTHQLAVIMDERKTDPMKIKTAIVAVGHDTKELKATEEAYESVHPCCRYREDNSDDGADH; encoded by the coding sequence ATGAAAACTACAATTTTATCAATTGCAATGGCCTTGATTACCTTGGTAACGTTTGCTCAGGAAAAGAATAAGAAAATGACTTTTGACGTTGACGGTAAATGTGCTATGTGTAAAGAACGAATAGAGAAGGCTGCACTTAACGTAAAAGGTGTAAAATATGCTTCTTGGGACATTCCAACACACCAACTTGCGGTAATTATGGATGAGCGTAAAACCGACCCAATGAAAATTAAAACGGCAATTGTAGCTGTTGGTCACGATACCAAAGAATTAAAAGCAACTGAAGAAGCATATGAAAGTGTTCATCCTTGTTGCAGGTATAGAGAAGATAATTCAGATGATGGTGCTGATCATTAA
- the groL gene encoding chaperonin GroEL (60 kDa chaperone family; promotes refolding of misfolded polypeptides especially under stressful conditions; forms two stacked rings of heptamers to form a barrel-shaped 14mer; ends can be capped by GroES; misfolded proteins enter the barrel where they are refolded when GroES binds) produces MAKDIKFDIDARDGLKRGVDALANAVKVTLGPKGRNVIISKSFGAPQVTKDGVTVAKEIELADPLENMGAQMVKEVASKTNDLAGDGTTTATVLAQAIVKEGLKNVAAGANPMDLKRGIDKAVEAIVANIAKQSKKVGDSSEKIKQVASISANNDETIGDLIAKAFGKVGKEGVITVEEAKGTDTYVDVVEGMQFDRGYLSPYFVTDSEKMVSELESPYILLFDKKISSMKDLLPVLEPVAQSGKPLLIIAEDVDGEALATLVVNKLRGSLKIAAVKAPGFGDRRKAMLEDIAILTGGTVISEERGFSLDNTTLDMLGTCEKVQIDKDNTTIVNGGGVAKDIKTRVNQIKSQIETTTSDYDKEKLQERLAKLAGGVAVLYVGAASEVEMKEKKDRVDDALHATRAAVEEGIVAGGGVALVRAKSVLAKIATENEDEATGLQIVARAIEAPLRTIVSNAGGEGSVVIAKILEGKGDFGYDAKSETYVDMMKAGIIDPAKVTRVALENAASVAGMILTTECALTDIKEDTPAGPPMGGGGMPGMM; encoded by the coding sequence ATGGCAAAAGATATAAAGTTTGATATCGATGCACGCGACGGCCTAAAAAGAGGTGTCGATGCATTGGCAAATGCGGTAAAAGTAACATTAGGACCTAAGGGTAGAAACGTAATCATCAGCAAGTCTTTTGGTGCTCCACAGGTAACTAAAGATGGTGTAACTGTTGCAAAAGAAATAGAGTTGGCAGACCCTCTAGAAAACATGGGTGCCCAAATGGTTAAAGAAGTTGCTTCTAAGACTAATGACCTTGCAGGTGATGGTACTACTACAGCTACTGTTTTAGCTCAAGCTATCGTTAAAGAAGGTTTGAAGAATGTTGCCGCTGGTGCAAATCCAATGGATTTGAAAAGAGGTATTGATAAAGCTGTAGAAGCAATTGTTGCCAACATAGCAAAGCAATCTAAAAAAGTAGGTGATTCTTCTGAAAAAATTAAGCAAGTAGCTTCTATTTCAGCTAACAATGACGAAACTATTGGTGATTTAATCGCTAAAGCTTTCGGAAAAGTTGGTAAAGAAGGTGTTATCACCGTAGAAGAAGCTAAAGGTACTGACACTTATGTTGATGTTGTAGAAGGTATGCAATTTGACAGAGGTTACCTTTCTCCATATTTTGTTACCGATTCAGAAAAGATGGTATCAGAATTAGAAAGTCCTTATATCTTATTGTTCGATAAGAAGATTTCTTCAATGAAAGACCTTCTTCCTGTATTGGAGCCAGTTGCTCAATCAGGAAAACCACTTTTGATTATTGCCGAGGATGTTGATGGTGAAGCATTAGCTACTTTAGTTGTAAACAAATTAAGAGGTTCTTTAAAAATTGCTGCTGTTAAGGCTCCAGGATTTGGTGACCGTAGAAAAGCAATGTTAGAAGATATCGCTATTTTAACAGGTGGTACTGTTATTTCTGAAGAAAGAGGATTCTCTCTAGACAATACTACTCTAGATATGTTAGGTACTTGTGAAAAAGTACAAATAGACAAAGACAATACTACAATCGTAAATGGTGGTGGTGTTGCAAAAGATATCAAAACAAGAGTTAATCAGATAAAATCTCAAATTGAGACTACTACTTCTGATTATGACAAAGAAAAACTTCAAGAGCGCTTAGCTAAGCTAGCTGGTGGTGTTGCCGTACTTTATGTAGGTGCTGCTTCTGAGGTTGAGATGAAAGAGAAAAAAGACCGTGTAGATGATGCTTTACATGCAACGAGAGCTGCAGTTGAAGAAGGTATCGTTGCTGGTGGAGGTGTTGCATTGGTAAGAGCTAAATCTGTTCTTGCTAAAATAGCTACTGAGAATGAAGATGAAGCAACAGGCTTACAAATCGTAGCCCGCGCCATTGAAGCTCCTTTAAGAACTATAGTGTCTAATGCAGGTGGTGAAGGTTCTGTAGTAATCGCAAAAATCCTGGAAGGTAAAGGTGATTTTGGTTACGATGCAAAATCTGAAACTTATGTTGATATGATGAAAGCTGGTATTATTGATCCTGCTAAAGTAACTAGAGTAGCATTAGAAAATGCTGCATCTGTTGCTGGTATGATCTTAACTACCGAATGTGCTTTAACAGACATTAAAGAGGATACTCCTGCCGGCCCACCAATGGGTGGAGGCGGAATGCCCGGAATGATGTAG
- a CDS encoding co-chaperone GroES has translation MAKVNIKPLADRVLIEPMAAETKTASGLYIPDTAKEKPQQGKIVAVGPGTKDEKVTVKVGDTVLYGKYAGTELKLEGVDYLMMRESDVLAII, from the coding sequence ATGGCAAAAGTGAACATTAAACCATTAGCAGATAGGGTTCTTATCGAGCCTATGGCTGCTGAGACTAAAACAGCATCAGGTCTTTACATTCCAGATACTGCCAAAGAAAAACCTCAACAAGGTAAAATCGTTGCAGTTGGACCAGGCACCAAGGATGAAAAGGTGACAGTTAAAGTTGGCGATACTGTTTTATATGGTAAATACGCAGGCACTGAGCTTAAGCTTGAAGGCGTAGATTATTTAATGATGCGTGAAAGTGACGTTTTAGCTATCATATAG
- the secG gene encoding preprotein translocase subunit SecG, with product MSTFTIFLILIVIVCFLLILVIMVQNPKGGGLSSSFGGGGSQIVGGVKKTGDFLDKSTWTLSILLVVLILASNVALKGNFSDTDSKLLNGDGIETVVPETVPEALPEQAPAPVSTPAE from the coding sequence ATGAGTACGTTTACCATATTTTTAATCCTCATTGTTATAGTCTGCTTTTTGCTAATCCTAGTCATCATGGTGCAAAATCCTAAAGGTGGCGGGTTATCGTCTTCTTTTGGTGGCGGTGGCAGTCAAATTGTAGGTGGTGTAAAAAAGACAGGTGATTTCCTAGATAAAAGTACTTGGACATTATCCATATTACTAGTAGTTCTTATATTGGCATCTAACGTTGCTCTTAAAGGTAACTTCAGTGACACCGATTCAAAACTTTTAAACGGAGACGGCATTGAGACCGTTGTTCCGGAAACAGTTCCAGAAGCTTTGCCAGAACAGGCACCTGCTCCGGTAAGTACGCCTGCCGAATAG
- a CDS encoding LptE family protein: MKKNAYIVFSLILVLTLNGCGVYNFTGGNVGTATTFTIPTFQNYATQNPGSTFEPGLERDFTLALQDRILNQTTLDLASSNGDLLYEGEIVEYRISPMSATADQTAAQNRLSMAVKVRFYNKTKEDADFEQRFSFFYDYPANSQLSSVKTEALETIFERITQDIFNASLADW, encoded by the coding sequence TTGAAAAAGAACGCATACATAGTTTTTAGTTTAATTTTAGTCCTTACCCTAAACGGCTGTGGCGTTTACAACTTTACAGGAGGTAATGTAGGTACAGCCACTACTTTTACCATCCCTACTTTTCAAAACTACGCCACTCAAAACCCTGGCTCTACTTTTGAACCCGGTCTAGAAAGAGATTTCACTTTAGCGCTGCAAGACCGTATTTTAAACCAGACGACCCTTGACCTGGCTTCATCAAACGGAGATTTACTATATGAAGGTGAAATCGTAGAATACCGTATATCCCCAATGAGCGCAACGGCTGACCAGACCGCTGCCCAAAACCGTTTATCAATGGCGGTAAAAGTAAGGTTCTACAATAAAACCAAAGAAGATGCAGATTTTGAACAACGCTTCTCTTTTTTCTATGATTATCCTGCAAACTCACAACTTTCCTCAGTAAAAACCGAAGCTTTAGAAACAATTTTTGAAAGAATTACCCAAGACATATTTAACGCATCACTAGCGGATTGGTAA
- a CDS encoding sigma 54-interacting transcriptional regulator, which yields MENIQAIKQRFEIIGNDPKLNRAIEKAIQVAPTDISVLVTGESGVGKEAIPKIIHSLSHRKHAKYIAVNCGAIPEGTIDSELFGHEKGAFTGATQTRSGYFEVADGGTIFLDEVGELPLTTQVRLLRVLENGEFLKVGSSQVQKTNVRIVAATNVNMFEAIKKEKFREDLYYRLSTVEINIPPLRERQGDIHLLFRKFASDFGQKYKMPTIRLDDDAVDLLLKYRWPGNIRQLRNIAEQVSVLEESRSISWATLNGYLPNSNNSNLPAVVGQKKAESDFSNEREILYKVLFDMKSDLNDLKKLTLELMKNNDGEKVQEENEGLIKKIYGDNGEELEDDYRDSHEVLRLPEPRAEMPAPKPPTEDKYHFAEEIQEEETLSLQDKEVELIKKSLERNRGKRKAAAAELGISERTLYRKIKQYDL from the coding sequence ATGGAAAATATACAAGCCATAAAACAACGATTTGAGATTATTGGCAATGACCCAAAACTCAATCGCGCTATAGAAAAAGCCATTCAGGTAGCCCCTACTGATATTTCTGTTTTAGTAACAGGTGAAAGTGGAGTTGGTAAAGAGGCTATCCCTAAAATAATTCATTCGCTTTCTCACAGAAAGCACGCCAAATACATTGCCGTTAACTGTGGTGCCATTCCAGAAGGTACTATTGATAGTGAACTTTTTGGTCACGAAAAGGGAGCCTTTACAGGCGCTACACAAACTAGAAGCGGTTATTTTGAAGTAGCCGATGGCGGAACTATTTTTCTAGATGAAGTCGGCGAATTACCCCTTACCACACAAGTTAGATTATTAAGGGTACTTGAAAACGGAGAATTTTTAAAAGTAGGATCTTCACAGGTTCAAAAAACCAATGTACGTATTGTAGCGGCAACGAACGTAAATATGTTCGAAGCCATTAAAAAGGAAAAATTTAGAGAAGACCTTTACTATAGATTAAGCACAGTAGAGATTAATATTCCGCCATTGCGCGAAAGACAGGGTGATATTCATTTGCTCTTTAGAAAATTTGCTTCGGATTTTGGACAGAAATACAAAATGCCAACCATCCGTTTGGATGATGATGCTGTAGACTTGTTGCTAAAGTACCGCTGGCCAGGTAACATCCGTCAGTTGAGAAATATTGCCGAACAAGTATCCGTACTTGAAGAAAGTAGAAGTATTTCATGGGCCACCCTTAACGGATACCTGCCAAATTCCAATAATTCCAACCTTCCTGCCGTTGTTGGACAAAAGAAAGCCGAAAGCGATTTCAGCAATGAAAGAGAAATTCTTTATAAGGTTCTTTTTGATATGAAAAGCGACCTTAATGACCTGAAAAAACTCACCTTGGAGCTAATGAAAAACAATGATGGCGAAAAGGTTCAAGAAGAAAATGAAGGCCTCATCAAAAAAATCTATGGTGACAATGGCGAAGAGCTAGAAGACGACTACAGGGACTCTCACGAAGTTCTGCGCTTGCCAGAGCCTAGAGCAGAAATGCCTGCGCCTAAACCCCCAACAGAAGATAAGTATCATTTTGCCGAAGAAATTCAAGAAGAAGAAACCCTATCTTTACAGGATAAGGAAGTTGAGCTCATAAAAAAATCATTAGAGCGCAACCGCGGAAAGAGAAAAGCTGCCGCTGCTGAACTTGGCATTTCAGAACGTACGCTATACCGCAAAATAAAACAATACGATTTGTAG
- the miaB gene encoding tRNA (N6-isopentenyl adenosine(37)-C2)-methylthiotransferase MiaB, producing MEKIIDESLQGSALALKKKNANGKKLYIESYGCQMNFSDSEIVASILANEGFDTTQNLNEADLVLVNTCSIREKAELTVRKRLEKFNAIKRDRPHMKVGVLGCMAERLKHQFLEEEKIVDMVVGPDAYKDLPNLIQEIDEGRNAVNVILSKDETYGDVSPVRLHSNGVTAFVSITRGCDNMCTFCVVPFTRGRERSRDPQSILDEVRDLSQRGFKEITLLGQNVDSYLWYGGGLKKNFEKATDMQKATAVNFSQLLERTALAYPKMRIRFSTSNPQDMTLDVIHTMAKHKNICNAIHLPVQSGSNRILKEMNRLHTREEYFELIDNARKILPDCSISQDMIIGFPTETEQDHKDTMSLMEYVKYDFGYMFTYSERPGTMAERKMVDDVPEETKKRRLSEVIALQRQHCQERTQRHLGKVQEILIESTSKKSDEHFMGRNSQNTVAVFPRENYKVGDFVMVRMDECTSATLIGEAVGYSENN from the coding sequence ATGGAGAAAATTATAGACGAGTCCCTTCAGGGTTCTGCCCTGGCACTTAAGAAGAAAAATGCTAATGGCAAGAAGCTTTACATTGAAAGCTATGGCTGCCAAATGAATTTTTCAGATAGTGAAATCGTTGCATCCATCCTAGCCAACGAAGGCTTTGACACAACACAAAATCTTAATGAAGCGGACCTAGTCTTAGTAAACACCTGTTCTATACGGGAGAAAGCTGAACTAACGGTTCGTAAGCGTTTAGAGAAATTCAATGCTATAAAAAGAGACCGTCCTCATATGAAAGTTGGTGTACTTGGCTGTATGGCAGAGCGTTTAAAGCATCAATTTTTAGAAGAAGAAAAAATAGTAGACATGGTCGTAGGCCCAGATGCCTATAAGGATCTGCCCAATTTAATCCAAGAGATAGATGAAGGCCGCAATGCCGTAAATGTTATTCTTTCTAAAGACGAAACCTATGGGGATGTTTCCCCTGTAAGGCTTCACTCTAACGGTGTAACCGCATTTGTTTCTATTACCAGAGGTTGTGATAACATGTGTACGTTCTGCGTGGTCCCTTTTACCAGAGGCCGCGAACGTAGTCGTGATCCACAGTCTATATTGGACGAAGTGCGCGATCTATCCCAAAGAGGTTTCAAGGAAATTACACTTTTAGGCCAAAACGTAGATAGTTATTTATGGTATGGCGGAGGATTGAAGAAAAATTTCGAAAAAGCTACAGATATGCAAAAAGCTACCGCTGTAAACTTTTCGCAATTATTGGAGAGAACAGCCTTAGCCTATCCTAAAATGCGTATTCGTTTTTCAACATCCAATCCACAGGATATGACGTTGGATGTTATCCACACCATGGCCAAACATAAAAATATTTGTAATGCCATTCACCTTCCTGTACAAAGTGGAAGCAATCGTATCTTAAAAGAGATGAATAGGCTCCATACTCGCGAAGAATATTTTGAACTTATTGATAATGCACGTAAAATCCTTCCTGATTGTTCTATTTCGCAGGATATGATTATCGGTTTCCCAACAGAAACAGAACAAGACCATAAAGATACCATGTCCTTAATGGAGTATGTAAAATATGATTTTGGTTATATGTTTACCTATTCTGAAAGACCAGGAACAATGGCCGAGCGTAAAATGGTAGATGATGTTCCCGAAGAAACAAAAAAACGAAGGCTTTCAGAAGTCATCGCCCTCCAAAGACAGCATTGCCAGGAACGCACGCAAAGACACTTAGGTAAGGTTCAAGAGATTTTGATTGAGAGCACTTCAAAAAAATCTGACGAACATTTTATGGGCCGCAACTCGCAAAATACGGTTGCCGTTTTCCCTAGAGAGAATTATAAAGTTGGTGATTTTGTTATGGTACGAATGGATGAATGCACTTCTGCCACCCTAATTGGGGAAGCCGTAGGATATTCAGAAAACAATTAA
- a CDS encoding FG-GAP repeat domain-containing protein, with translation MSLKITIVYKNPYNWLLLAFLLCTLLSCEPKQKQSEGEVLAKTLCASCHMFPEPSLLPSNIWLSQTLPEMGLRLGMSNHGPEYYEKGSSGDVYPSKPLLSQKEWEKLVMYYKITAPKEIELYEQPILKDNSIFKIKTFSYDSIPSSIVTMLDYNSKTRKLYLGDGRNSSLIQVTVDGEIIKKEKLESPPVRMSFLKEEQSLLAIGSLYPSDEESGVLKLGNIFIDGLRRPVDFLQNDVNGDGFEDVVVCEFGNTVGSLAWYENKGDLFYERHVIQELSGSIKIEFVDIDNDGKEELLALFTQESESLLAFSFEGNKVTSKKLLQFHPAFGVNDFEIVDMNNDGDLDIVVSNGDNADYSEVLKNYHGVRVYVSQNEGGFLESYFYPYHGASKIRVADFNLDGKKDIITVSNFGNLKDENFKSIVLLINEGADKYKPTSVANAPKIGWQTIDVEDYDKDGDVDVFVGAFGIKLGPKESMSSDENKISWMRLKNLTND, from the coding sequence TTGAGTTTGAAGATTACGATTGTTTATAAGAATCCCTACAATTGGTTGTTGCTTGCTTTTTTACTTTGTACACTATTAAGCTGTGAGCCAAAGCAAAAACAATCTGAAGGAGAAGTGTTAGCAAAAACGCTATGCGCTTCATGTCATATGTTTCCGGAACCATCTTTACTGCCCTCAAACATTTGGCTTTCTCAAACATTACCAGAAATGGGTTTGCGATTAGGGATGTCTAATCATGGTCCTGAATATTATGAAAAAGGTTCATCTGGAGATGTCTACCCAAGTAAGCCATTATTATCTCAGAAAGAATGGGAAAAGTTGGTTATGTATTACAAAATAACAGCGCCCAAGGAAATTGAGCTTTATGAGCAGCCTATATTAAAAGACAATTCTATATTTAAAATTAAAACATTTTCTTATGATAGTATTCCTTCTTCAATAGTTACCATGCTAGATTATAATTCTAAAACAAGAAAATTGTATTTAGGTGATGGTAGAAATTCTTCTTTAATACAAGTTACTGTTGATGGAGAAATAATTAAAAAAGAAAAGTTAGAAAGCCCACCCGTGAGGATGTCTTTTCTCAAAGAGGAACAATCTTTATTAGCTATAGGTTCTTTATATCCCTCAGACGAAGAGAGTGGGGTGTTGAAATTAGGAAACATATTTATTGACGGATTAAGGAGACCGGTAGATTTTTTGCAAAATGATGTTAATGGCGACGGTTTTGAAGATGTTGTAGTCTGTGAATTTGGAAATACAGTAGGTAGCTTGGCTTGGTATGAAAACAAGGGCGATTTATTCTATGAGAGGCATGTTATACAAGAGCTTTCTGGTAGTATAAAAATTGAATTCGTAGATATTGATAATGATGGCAAGGAGGAGTTATTAGCCTTGTTTACACAGGAAAGCGAATCTTTACTTGCTTTTTCTTTTGAAGGGAATAAGGTTACTTCTAAAAAACTTCTACAGTTTCATCCAGCTTTTGGAGTGAATGATTTTGAAATTGTGGATATGAATAATGATGGAGATTTAGATATTGTCGTTAGTAATGGCGATAACGCAGATTATTCTGAGGTATTAAAGAATTATCATGGAGTTCGTGTTTATGTGAGTCAAAATGAAGGGGGGTTTTTGGAATCATACTTTTATCCTTACCACGGTGCAAGCAAAATAAGGGTGGCAGATTTTAATTTAGATGGTAAAAAAGATATTATTACGGTTTCTAATTTTGGAAATCTAAAAGATGAAAATTTTAAAAGTATTGTTTTGCTGATCAATGAGGGAGCAGATAAGTATAAACCAACAAGTGTGGCTAATGCTCCAAAAATTGGTTGGCAAACTATAGATGTAGAGGATTATGATAAAGATGGAGATGTAGATGTTTTTGTTGGAGCTTTCGGGATAAAACTTGGTCCAAAAGAATCTATGTCATCGGATGAAAACAAAATATCATGGATGAGACTCAAAAATTTAACGAATGACTAA